In Dama dama isolate Ldn47 chromosome 10, ASM3311817v1, whole genome shotgun sequence, the sequence CTTCTGTGCAGATGACTATAGGGATTCAGTAGATCCAGAGATCGGaaagatgaaaatgttttttcttcctcTAAAGTGGAGCTCAGACAGGAAAGGGGTCATATCATGAAATTTGGGCAGTGGCAGGACTAATGCAGTCCCTGGCTATGACTAGAATCTTTAATACCTGACAAGATCTGGTGTCGTTACTGTACTCCACAGCCTGGGTGAATGGAGAAGCGTTCCAGGCATGACATAGGGTAAGTGCAGGACCCTCATTCTGGCTGCATTGAATGCAGAAGCCACAGAGGTTCAGTTCTTAAACTGGAACCTGAGCTCCACAGTTCTGTTTGTACacatttgtgtgtctgtgttgttGATGTGGGTGTTGGGATCTCAGGTTCTTCAAGGGGTTCCACAGCTCAGAAGTCAGCCTAATCCCTTCTCCTTTTAAAGATGGGAAGACTGATGAGCTCAACAGTATAGATTAAGGATATGCATTCATAATCTTGTTTCAATCAATAAATTTCCCAGCAAGATGTCTTAAGGAGGAACTGGGAATAATAGCCTACTACTATAGAATACTTATCATGTTGCCCAGTTTATAGCTTACTTTTTGTCAGTGgctgtttttttgtgtgtatatcacAGGGGCCTTCTATACCTGTGAGTTCTGGGCCTaaaactgaggctgaggctgCAACCTCCTAAGAATGGCAGTTACACACACACTTCCTAACTGTAAAGGCCTTATCAGATGCTGCTGGTTGAAGGAGCAGAGCACTGTGTGGTTGGAAGAAAATCCACAAGCTTTTCTCATGAAGCCCCGGGTAAGGATCAAACACAATACTAAAGGAGTCCATCTCCTTCATCTACTTTTCTGCTCCAGAAAGAAGAACATAAAGCAAGGGCTCTTTCTTCTCTGGGCTCTGCCACCTCTCCCAGGCCTCCCCTGCCCTAGAGACCAGACATGGACACCAGATTCCCCCTTAAATAGCTGTTTATTGGCAGTAGGCTGGAAACGGTGGAGTTAGCGTACAGAGACAACACCAGGCACCAATGTCACAAGGAGGCAAGAGTGATGGgaaagagcagcctggagccccaGATGAAGCCCCCTCTCTTCAAGAGTGAGTGTGGGAGGGGACGGGGCCTGGAGTGTTGAGGGGGCAGCCTTAGAACACATCGGCTTAGTAGGCGTGGTTAGAGATGAAGAGGGACTCGCTGGCTGCAGCCCCTGCCTTACCACTTGGGGTGTACTTTCCTTGGCAGGCAAGGCTGTTGGCCTAAGAGGGGAGAGGAGCCAGAGTGAGAAGGTCCCTTCTCAGAATCCCGTCCGCCCCAGCACCCTGCCCGCCTCCTGCCCCATCCTTACCAGAGCTCGCTTGACATATTCTTCCTGGGCAGCCTTCAGGTTCTCTTTCTTTCCACCCCAGGCCTTCAGGGCAGAGGCCTGCAGGGCTCGGCCATAAGAGAAGGTCAGGGCCCATGGCTTCAGCAGGGGGCACTTGTTGATGGCGTTGAGGTTGATGGATGCCTCCTCCTCACTCTGGCCTCCGGATAGGAAGGTGATCCCTGTAGAATGAGGGGGTGACATGGGGGGAGGGGTTGTAGTCAAGCAACCCAGGGGATTGGAAGGAGGCCCTAGAAGCTGACCTGGAAATCAAGACCACAGGGGCACAAGGATCACAGGTAAGTTCATCTACCTCCCAGAGGTCAAGATGAGGAATGGGTCTCACCAGGGACAGCAGGGGGCACTGTGCGGCGCAGCGCCGTGACAGTTGCCATGGCAATCTCCTCGTGAGAATATTTCTGGGTGCAGGCGTGGCCTGGGGTTACCATATTGGGCTTCAGCAAGGTGCCTTCCAGGTAGATGTGATGGTCACTCAGAGCCTTGTAGACAGCAGCCAGCACCTACAGCAGGGCGGACCAAAGTGGCGTGAGGTGGAGTTGGGGGGACGAGGGTCACCCCCAGGGGCCCCGACCCAGCTCCCTAGCCCACCTCACTGCCCAGGCAGGCAGGCCACCTACCTTCTCGGTTACATACTGACAGCGTTTCAAGTCATGGTCCCCATCAGGAAGGATCTCGGGCTCCACGATGGGCACAATGCCATTCTGTGGGGTGAGGGACAGGGTAGCAATGAGGCCTCCTAACCCAGagccccacctccagccctccACAGCTATTTGTGCCAAGATCTTATCTCCAGGACTCCTGGCTACACAGCCCTCCCGATTCAAAACAGATTGGAGGAGATTAGCCTTCTCCACAGATCCACCCACATAATCCCTATTCTGCCCTTCTGCTCACAGAGCCCTTGATGAACCCAAGCCTGGAGCTTGGTGAAGATTCGGAGTGGGCTAAGCTGGCAGATGGGTGGCAGGCCATCTGATACACTGGAATGGAATAGGTGGGACGTGGCCTGCTGGGAACCTACGGGCCCACCTGCTGGCAGATGCTGGCATAACGGGCCAGGACGTTGGCGTTTTCCATGATGGCGAGGGAAGAAGGGGTGTGTTCCCCGATCTTCAGCACACAACGCCACTTGGCAAAGTCAGCTCCGTCCTTCTTATACTGGGCACAGCGCTCCGACAGCCCATCCAGCCCTGAAGAGGGGACGGAGGGGTCAGAGCCTGCCAGCGGAGGGGGCAGGTGGCTCCCACATGGCCCGGGCACCCAGAGGGGTACTGACCAGGGTGGGCTGGTCAGTAGGGCCAGGAGCTAAGTGGCTCTCACCTTGGGTGGTCGTCTCGCCATTTGTTCCTGCCAGGGGTACCACTCCTTTGTCTACCTGCGGGAGTGGAGAGCAACAAGATAGGATGGGAAGTAGTCTCTGGTGCCCTTTTCTCAAtctttgatcagggaactagatctcacacgcCACAACCAAGTTtgcttgccgcaactaaagaACCTGTGTTCCGCAATGAGGAGCGAAGATTCTGTgtgtcgcaactaagacccagtgcagccagataaatagtatttaaaaaacaacaaaaaactcttgCTCTAGagtttttttctcctctgtagCCCCACCCTGTCCCAGCTTTACTTCATCTCTCAAGTATCCTTCCTGGTTTGCCAGTGTTTCACTTAgccatggtatctggtcccaagAGGCAAGATACACACAGACAACTTGAACTCTACCATTTACTAAGTGTGAGCAAAACACTTCATGGCCTTGAGCTTCTGGTTTTTCAATGGCATAACATGTGGCTTTTAAAATAACATGTGGCTTGGATTAAAATGCCAAGCAAGTCCCATAAGTTACTGGCTTCTTACACACAATTTGGAGGTGATCGGGGCAGACTCCACCCAAGTCTCTCCACCCAGTTCATCCCCACCCCGACCCCTGCCTGTTATCCTGGATTTCCTTGCCCCTCATCCatctcactgggcttcccaggtggtggcagtggtaaagaacccgcctgccaacgcaggagacataagaggcgcagcaggttcgatccctgggttggaaagatcgcctagaggaggacatgataacccactccagtattctcgcctggagaattccatggacagaggcagctgtgggctatggtccataggattgcaaagagttggacatgactgaagcgacttagcacatgcacaTCCTTCTCACATTTCCCACCCCAAGGCCTGGCCCCCTCACCTTGATGCCCACGACGCCGCCCTTGGCTTTGATAACTTGGGGGAAGGGACGCCCATCATCGGCCTTCTGGTAGAGCGTCTCGTGGAAGAGGATGACGCCCCCGATGCAGGGATTCACGCGGTCGTCGGCGGTCAGCAGCAGTTGGCGGTAGAAGCGCCGGTTCTCCTCCGTGTTCTCGGTACCAATGGACTGCAGTCGCTTGGCAATgctccctggaggaaagcatcACATGGGGATTAAGGGGGTCAGTCAGCCCCTCAACCCCACCCCTGGACCCTCCTCCCCTTGTGCCCTGCCCGCACCGGTGGACTCATCTGCAGCCAGGATGCCCTTGCCCGGAGCCACAATCCGGTGAGCGATGTCACAGAGCTCCTTCTTCTGCTCCGGGGTGAGTGCTGGGTATTGGTGGGGCATGGTGCCTGTCAGTTCCTGGGCGGAGAAGACACATGGGGGAGGGCTAGTTAGTGGAGTCTTCCCCGGGTCTCccaaccagcagggccccttgcCTGGAGGTCAGGGGAAAGGCTCCCTAcctcccctgccccactcccGGCAGGTCTCGGGGCACTTCCTGCCCCAGGCTCTCCCTTACACCCAGCTTCCCTGTACTAGGCCTGCCTCCTGTACCTTTCCTAACTCTGTTTGTTTCTGGGTGTTACCCAGCTGAGGGTGGGGCTGTATATTGGCATCTGGCCTAAAGGAATAGGCCAGAGCCATGGACAGGCAGGTCATGTGGAAGCTGGACCCTTCTGGCTTGCGTTGTGCCATGGGGGTCACCTTGCCTGGAAGCAAAACCAAACGGAGTATTTTGGAATGAGAAGTTGTGCGGAAGGCAGAAGGCCCAACGTCCTCatctgaaagaagccagagaagggaaaaaagctgTGTTTCAAGCCACACAGCAATCCAAGGGCCTGATCTGAGATAAGAACTCAGATCTCTGGCTGCGATAGGAGTGTTCCTTCCAATCCACCGGAGATCCCAGGGCTGGCCCAGGCTCCATTGCCTCAAGGACACCCAAGGTCAGGCTGCTCCCCccaaggtggggggagggtgttaGGAGGAAGGTGTTAGGAAAAAGGTGGTGGTGAAGGGGGTGGTCCTCAGAAGCCCAGAAAAGGGCGGCAGGGGAAGCCTAGCCCGGGGTGGAGGAAAGGAGTGAGGTTTGTCCTCACTGCTCACACAGGGTAAGAGAACGTGGAGGAGAGGCAAAcgccccaccccttcccctgaaAATGCTCATGTCTGCTCCGCAGCTGCAGCTGTTCCAGGCTCAGAATCAAGGTCACCCGATAAGGAAAGATAGGGAAAGTGTTAACGGGGCATCATGCGCTGGCAAGGGGTTTCCCCTCCTGGCTAGGGGCCCCCGTCTCCCAGGACAGGGACCAACCACCCGCTTTCGGGAACCCTGAGGCAGTAAATGAGCTGGCTCCCACCCCTCGATGCCTCCTAGGATCCCTGCAGAGGCAAAGGGGCCATCATCTTTGCACCCGGAGTCTTAACAAGAAAAGGGGAGCGGGGAACGGCCCTTCATCTCGCCCGGCTTCCTTCCTCCCCGGTGTGACTCAGCGCGCGGAGCGGTCGCTGCGTTGCGCAGCAAACCCAGGGAGCTCACGCTGGAAGAGTCGGGGAGTCCGGGCTGGGAGCAAACGTGTGGGTGGTGGCGGAGGAGGAAGATGCTGGGGCCGGGTTGGGGGGCGCTCCTTGCGGACGCCCGACCCGCCTCTGCCCCCAGGATCCTTCTCCACGACCCCTTCCCTGACCTTCGCACGTGGCGAGGGGCGCTCACCTGGCACCGGAGAGGGGCGGGCTGGCGGGGCGCAGTGGTGGAGGGCTGGCGGAGTGGAACGAGGGGGCGAACGCGGCACTCGTCACCAGCACTCTGGTTCCGCGGCGCGTTCCAAGAGGAACGCAGCCTATTCTACTCCTGAGGTGGGGCGCCGAGGCGGGCGGGCAGGAGGTGGTGCCCGGCCTTATAAAGGCACCGCTCCGCCCCCCGCCGGgtttttccctttccaggggGCCGGAGGCGCCCCGGCGTCCAATGGCAGGCGAGGAAATGTGCGAAAGGCCGCCCCCGAAAGGCGAAGCCGGGAGGCGGCGCTTGGGCGGGGACTGTGCAGCGAGAACCCGAGTCCATCCCCCTCGTTCCCCCTCGGACGTGACTAGGGCCACATCCCGCGGGTCGCCGgcgccctcccctccctcctctcctcccccgaCCCCCCTCCCCTCGGCCTGGCGTGCTTCGGGGCGCCGTGACTCAGCCGATTTTTGGGCCCCGGAGGAGATGGGAATGGGGTGGGGTCGGAGGAAAAGCGGGTGGCAGAGCCCGAAAACAGCGAGGTTCAGCTTCCCTCCCGCAGGCCCATCGGGCGGCCCGGGGCAGCCCCAGCTTCCGGTGGCGGTGAGGCAGCGAGTGTCACATTGTAACCGAATCCAGGGGCTCGGCGACTGCCCGCCCGGGCGCAGGAGAGGGCGGCGCGGGCAGGCTCCCGGAGCGCGAGCCGGCAGCGGTTCCGGGTGTCCCGGCCGGCAGGTATCCCCGCCGCGTCCGCGCTCCATCCCGGCAGGTCCGGCTCCGGGTCCCGGAGAGCCAACGTGGCCCGCGAATGCGCACGtgcccgccgcccgcccgcgGAAGCGGGACCAGGCGGGAACCCGCTCGGGCCGCCGCTCGGGCCGAGCAAGTCTGGGGATGTGGGGCCAGAGTCCTTGGAAAACTCCCTGGCGCCGACTTCCCTCTCCAAAATCAAATCCGTCCCCCGGCTGTCGGCCTCCCAGATCCTTTCCGAGCCTGCCCATCCTACCGGCCAGGTCTCCCCTCCTAAATCTCGGAGCCTTCAGCCCAACCCCAACCCCGCTCCGTCCGACTGGAGCCCACCTGTGAGGAGGAAGCCAAAGGCGCGGGCGAGCCTGGTCAGCAGCGAGTGAGCCAGGCCCCGCCCGGGCTGGGTTATAAGGCAGCTCCCGCCCTCCCCCCAGCCGATGTTCACGACCTTCTCCAGTGACCCCTGCCCTTTGCTCGCCACAGATCTCCTGGCAGGGACCTATATTTAGGGAAACCTGAAGCCCCTGACATTCAGGCCAGCGTGGGGCCTaaagtgaaggatggggaagaagCTTGTGGGCCTGCCTATtttcggggtggggggagggccccCTGCCCACTCACCGGGTACTTCAGAGATTTCTTCCTTGGAAATCCAGACTGAGGCCCTCAACAGGCTGTCAAGAGAAATAAATCTCTGGACAGCGATctgtgaggaaggaaggaggggtaaGGGGACTCAGACCTCTGgccttccctgcctcctcctcagaTTCTTCAGAGGCAGAGCACAGGCAGGCACTACACTCACACCTCAAAATAACCAAGAGTCCATGGACAGGGTGTGCCTGGGGTAACCCTACATCCTGATAGTCAAGGCTCAAGTTTGTCCCATGCTCTGGATGGTGAGCAGTGTCCCCCCTCCTCACCTTCAAATATGATCAGTTACTTGGGGAGGGGGAGACAAGGGCAGGGGGACCTGCCGGAGCACCAGCCCCTCTCTCTCCTGGCCCTGCTGAGGGGCTGCCGGCCTGCTGGCCAAGGGCTCTGTGAGTCCCGCTCTGCCGGAAGCCAGGCTCTCCACTGCCGGTTCCCAGGCCGGTGAGCTGGGCAGGCCATTTGTGGTTCCACTGGCCTGGAGAAAGGTGTCCTGAGTCCCCTCAGGGAACAGGGCCTGTGGGCCCTGGGGGCTGGCCGCTCCCCAAAGAGCAGGGACCCTGAGGGGTCGTCATCGGAGCTTGATCTCAAAGCAGAGGCAGTTGAGGCTCTGGCAGTCAGGAAGTTGGCACGCACAGGCACAGTCGCAGAGCGGGCAGCAGCGAGGGCAGCGAGGGGCCCAGTCCTGCGGGAGAGGAGGATGGGGTAAGGGAGGTGAGCGAGGGAAGGGGGACCAGAGGCTGAAGCTGTTTCCTTTTCAagggagaagggaacagagaggcctggaaagTCCCACTTGCCCAGTGGATCAGAGGGTACCATCCACCACTCATGGGAACAAATCACCTCCTTGTGATGTTGAGAAATCAGCCAGGAGGCAATGTTCCTAACAGCTGGTAGGAGCTGGAAGAAATCATTTAGTGGGGGTCATTTCTTctaggcttcccagttggcactagtggtaaagaatctgcctgccagtgcagaagactcaggagactccggaaacttgagtttgatccctgggttgggaagagcccctggagggggacatggcaacccactccaatattcttgcctggagaatcccatggacagaggagcttggcaggctatagtccatgcggtagcaaagagtcagacacgactaaagcaacttagcatgcacacacatcctttctttcttcccatcttatagatgaggagactgaggaccAGAGATCAGTTAGCCCTGGCCCCACACTTACATGCCAATGTTCAGCTCAGAGATGGTTCTACTATATCCTTACAACCTCATATAGTTGCAAGTCATTAAGAAAgagaaagcacacacacacacaatgatgaAAACAACCTGCTGGTTTTGTGGATTTCTTCCTTGGCCTGAGGCCAAGCTGGATCTCATTCACCCTCCAtttctgagcacctactctgtgccaggcacagacTGTGTtcatgaatgatttttaaaagtctttttagtTTTCCTTATAAAGGATAATtttcatacttaatttttttactgTTCAAAGagagtcacatttctttctctatcAGAACCTTGAGTAGAGGGCCTCCTTacgaaagagaaaatgaaagttcAGACAGGGAGTGATCATGCAAAGGAATACAACTAGGGAAGGGGGCAAGGATGGGGCTGGGCCTGCCTGCTTCCAGCCCTGAGATCCCCCTTTGAGCCCACTGCTTCCAGGGCCATGAATACCAGCTTTTTTCAAGCGCTGCTAAGGCAGGGACAGTTCACCTCCTGTcctcactgagctaccaggggactCAGGCTCAGCAGGTGCCTGAGATACAAATGAACATTGAATGAGTGAATCAATCAAAGCATATTATTTTTCCCCCTTCAGGCAAAGAAGAAACGGGGCAGAAGGTCTGTCTTTCATGGAATAGGAACAGCATGTCCTTAGAGACAGGAAGGGAGAACCAGTCCACTCCAATGCACTCCTCTCTTGCCATGGGACACGGATGATCTGCCACTGCTCCAGGCATGGACTGAAGTCAGGCCAAGTGGCCAGAGTGGGTCACACCCAGGATGGGTGACAGAAGATTGGCTCCTTGAGGCCTGAGGCAGAGCTAGTGACAGGCACAGTTGCACAGCTCAATCAGACTCCGGGCCAAGCCAGGAATAGGGGAATGACCTTTAGAAGAGCTGAGGTTTCGGGGTGCGGTGTCGGATGACTGGTGAGATCAGATATCACTAGGGGCTCTGGTGAGGGGAGGGTGCATTGGCCCCTGCCAAAAGAATTGTCTCTCTAGGAGGAGGCAGAAGTATATCATGGCGGAGGGGAGAAGCGAGGCGGCTTCCTTGTTTGTGATGGGGGTGTGGTCTGGGGGCGTCTCTGGGGAGTCTGCTCTGGGCTGAAGTCAGCTCTGTGGGTTTTTGGAGGACTGCACCGTCATTCTGTGTGCAGAACTGGGCTGAGAGAGGCCTCACCTCAGAGAAGAGGGTATTAAAAGCATTTCTTGGCTCTGCCCCCCTGGCAGGGTTTGGCTCTGGTCATTAAGAAGTAGCTAATGGATATCTCGCCGGCAGTCCTGTGGCTTCTGGAAGGAACCTGCTTTTTAAGTACATTAAACAAGGGCTCCGTGTGACCGTTAACCCTCTATTTCCCTAGGCCCTGGAGTTTTTcactctgacttccttcactctgagGTTGTAAAGGCCAGCCATCATTACTGTTTGGAGCTCGGGGTTTGAATCTAATTCAGGCCCAGGTTTGGCCAATTCGtgatttgagcctcagttttctcatctcttggagaagggaatggcaaccaactccagtattcttgtctggagaattccatggacagaggaacctggcaggctacagtccatggggtcgcagagttggacacgactgagcaattaacacacacacacacacacacacacacacttttctcaTCTCTGAAGTGGACTTAGGAAGTAGAACACTTCCTTCCCAGGTCACTCAGGGAATCAGTGGAAGGCACGAAGCATGCTGCCTGGTACACAGTGAGTTCTTACCAAGGGGAGCTCTTCTGGTCACAGCTCTTACCCTTGAGCAGTAGCTCTAACCCTGGTGTATGTGTCTGCCATGTAAGAACTTGCTAAAGATTCACAAATTCCAATCTCATTCCAAATCTACTGGGCATGGGGCCTGGATGCCTGGCTTTCTGTTTAAGCCTCATCTCTGCTTCTGATCATACCGGTGCTTGAGAACCAGAACTGTCCCGGATTGCATCATTTCTCACACTTGAATGTCACTGCCTAGTTATTTCTCTCTGTCCTTTGCAGGAATGTAAGCCCCATGAAGGTTGGGGCCACATCTGCCTTGTTTCCACTGcacccccagggcccagcacagtTCCTCAACAGTAACTTCGTAAGTCTTTGGTAGTGTGAAGTGTTAatctctcagttatgtctgactctttgtgaccctctgccaggctcctctgtccatgggattctctaggcaagaatactgaagtgggtagccattcccttctccagggggatcttcccgacccagggattgaacctgggtctcctacattgcaggtggattctttatcgtctgagccactagggaagtctcaacTCTTTGGtaagtggataaataaatgaatgaatgaatgaagtcctCATGACACACCTGTGAAATGTAGCACAGGTGAGTTTCTCCCatagacagaaagagaaatctgGGTTTGTGTCTCAGCCCAGGCTTGAGGCCTCTGTGTGCCCCAGTTTCTACAGCTGTGAATATTTGCGGTTGCTTTTGTTACTACAAGGAAACTGCAGAATACAGAGGCCTACTGTGCTTTGTGGAAAGACAGCCCAAGGACGGAATGACCCCACCCCACCATTCATCATTCTAGAACCTGTCCTGGCTCTGGCAGAAGCTGGGTAGGATCAGGCCCTGCAGGTCTCCTGGCTTGGATGCCCTGCAGCCCTGGAAGGGACAGTGAGAGGAATCAGTCCCTCCAGACCACACACCTCATTCTCAGGGAGGAGGAGAAGCCCCTGACCAATCCCTTCCTGTAGACAGAAGGCGGAGGCAGTGGAGTCCCCAGGGCAGAGAACAAGAAATCATTTTATAAGTAAGCATttcctgtaaaataggaggttggAGGACCCAGGGTCTTCTTTTTCCCCTTGATCCCTGAAGCCCAAGCCCTGGGCCTCATCTCTGCGCTACTCCTGAGAAATCAGAAGCGGATTATATCTGAAAGAGGAGAACTCCTTGCCCCGCAATTGATTTTGAAACTCAAAACTTCTTGCAGGGATTTGCAACTGCAGTCTGCCCAAGTTTTGCATTTGCTTGGTCTTTTCCCCTCACTCTTACCTCCCTAGGGAAGGTCCCGATTTCAAGGGCAGGAGCTTTGCTGTCTAAATCTCTGAGCCCAAAATAAGCATGGCATAGGAAGGTGGTCAATGACACTTAACATCTTTAAAGCCACAAATGCAAAAAGAGCCTGTCCTCTGTGAACCAGGCTTCTCCCTAAAGGTTCTGTTTCAACACACGATGGAGCAATTTGCTGTGCAAGACTGTCCTGTGGAACACTGGAGAAGCAACTAAATGTCCCTGAGCCAAGTTATACCCCCTGCAAAAGGAGGATAAAAGCAGCATGGACGGGTAGCCAAGATGTGATGTCAAGTTAAAAAGGGAAAGTGGCAGTTGGGAGGAAATAGTAGGTGTGGTATACgttttgtaaaaaatatttatttggttgcaccaggtcttagttgtggcatgtgagatctagttctctgagcagggatcgaacccgggcctcctgcattgggagtgcagtcttagtctctggaccaccaaggaagtccctgtggCATACATTTTTACCAACAGTGAAATACAACAGTGATAACACTGTATGTGTATTAGTATATAAGGGACATACACCAAACATAGTAACCTTGGTTAGCGGGCTGGCTTATAAAAAGTGACTTGTACTTTCTATGTATTTCTATATGTATACTTTGTAATCAAAAAAACGTATGTACATAGGGTTTTAAAAATACCCAACTCTAGAGGTTGTTAATGAAGTCACACAGTATCTAGAACATTGTACTCACTCCAAGAACAGAAGGAGCTCTGTCTTCTTTAACTACCATTTTCAGAGGTCAAAGTATGCCCTGCATGTTACATAGGTCACCCTTCTCCAGCTACTGTCCTGTTCTTCTTTCTCCAAGTAGCTTTCATTACCAGAAAATGTCTGATAGGTTGTTTATGTTGTTTTCGCCTGTCTCCACCTGACCCAGTACCTGGAACTAGGCCTGGCCTAGAATAGGTGCTCCGTAATAAATTTTGTtgaaccgaaaaaaaaaaaaaatgaatgcactGAGAATACCAGGATGAGGACTCAGGGGCCAGGAGCCAGGACGAGAACTCACAGCTTCGGTGGGCTGGGGGCAGCAGGCATCCAAGTAgcgggctgggctgggcagggggaAGTCACAGGCTTCGGCACAGGTCTGACAACAGTCTTGGGGCCTGGAGGCGCCTTGCTTCCTGCAGGGGGAGCTGCAGTCTGTGCAGCAGCCCTGGGCCTAGGAGAGGGCAGCACTCAGGATCCGGGCCAGGTGGCAGGTTGGGAGGGACAGCTGAGTCCCGGTTTTGGGGAGAGGGGCTGCAGAAGGTTAAGCTGGGGAGAGAAGAGGGTCTCCTGGCCCCAGGTGAGGGCCCGATGTGGAGATTAAATGGCAAAGGTGTCTCAGAGTAAGGGCCTGCAAATGTGGGGACAGGCTGACCTCTTCCCCTGTCAGGGCCCACCCTCCAgcccccaccaggcccctcaccagCAGGCAGTGCCTGGTCAGCAGCACAAGGCCCAACAGCAACAGATAGATGCCCACGGAGAGCACGACGATGGCCGGGATGGGGAGCAGCAGGGAGGGGCCGCTGACGGGAGCCGGGGTTGGAGTCCACGGGCTAGAGGAGGGCTGGACAGCACAGGAAGAAAGGGTGATGCGGAGATGTGCAGGGTCTGCGGGGACACAGAAACACCGGGAGGGACGCAGGAGGTAGCTGGGAAACAGGGAGGAACAGCCACCATGTGGTGGGGAGACAGTAATAGGGCTACActgtctgggtcgggaagatcccctggagaaggctagagcaacccactccagtattcttgcctgggaaatcctatggacagaggagcctggcgggctacagttcatggggtcgcaaagagtcggacacgatagCAACTAACATCTTCATCTTCATCTTGTCCCCAAACCTGCCTTTTCTCTCGTCATCCCCATTTCAGCGCCATCAGAGACCTGTTGGTCATTCTAGACTTTTCCAAGACTTATCGCTCTTCCTTTCAGAATGCCTCTCCAAACAGACCTTTTGTCTGTGTTTCCATTGCACTACTCTGCCACCCCTCAGCCCACAGTACTGGCCTCTGTCTTGCAATCTGCAGTTGTGCCCCTTTCCATACCAGCTGTCCTTGAGTATCCGTCCCTCCCTGACAGCCCATCAGTGGCTCCCACTGACCCGGTCCAAACTTATCTCAGTGACAAAGGCTCTAGTCtagccctgcctgcctctccctctgtcccccATTATACTCCAGCCATACTGAAGTCCTGGCTGTTCCCTGGCCTCTCTTTCACATCCACATCTCTGCCCACGCTGTTTCTTCTTCCTGGGATGCTTTTCCTCCTTGCTTTCCTGACTAACTCCTCATCTTGCCAGAGTGCGGTGTGCCCTGCCTTGGCAAAGCCACCCCTGCACTCTCTTTCTGTCTCACAGATCTTGTCCTGAACCGGAAGGGTCTATTTGGGTAAAGAGTTCCAGTCCAGGCGCCAAGGGAGGCAAAGTCAGGGTAAGTTAGGGGTGCCGAGGGGGCCGCGCCAGAGAGGGG encodes:
- the LOC133063594 gene encoding uncharacterized protein LOC133063594 isoform X1; translation: MDPSSSPWTPTPAPVSGPSLLLPIPAIVVLSVGIYLLLLGLVLLTRHCLLAQGCCTDCSSPCRKQGASRPQDCCQTCAEACDFPLPSPARYLDACCPQPTEAVSSRPGSWPLSPHPGILSAFIFFFFRFNKIYYGAPILGQA
- the LOC133063594 gene encoding keratin-associated protein 10-10 isoform X2, which translates into the protein MDPSSSPWTPTPAPVSGPSLLLPIPAIVVLSVGIYLLLLGLVLLTRHCLLAQGCCTDCSSPCRKQGASRPQDCCQTCAEACDFPLPSPARYLDACCPQPTEADWAPRCPRCCPLCDCACACQLPDCQSLNCLCFEIKLR
- the ALDOA gene encoding fructose-bisphosphate aldolase A; this encodes MPHQYPALTPEQKKELCDIAHRIVAPGKGILAADESTGSIAKRLQSIGTENTEENRRFYRQLLLTADDRVNPCIGGVILFHETLYQKADDGRPFPQVIKAKGGVVGIKVDKGVVPLAGTNGETTTQGLDGLSERCAQYKKDGADFAKWRCVLKIGEHTPSSLAIMENANVLARYASICQQNGIVPIVEPEILPDGDHDLKRCQYVTEKVLAAVYKALSDHHIYLEGTLLKPNMVTPGHACTQKYSHEEIAMATVTALRRTVPPAVPGITFLSGGQSEEEASINLNAINKCPLLKPWALTFSYGRALQASALKAWGGKKENLKAAQEEYVKRALANSLACQGKYTPSGKAGAAASESLFISNHAY